In Sphingobacterium sp. SYP-B4668, the sequence AGACAGCGCGCAAACCAGATGATGATAGACCCATATAGTGGGCAGTTGTTGGGTGACCCTCAAGACAAAGAGACAAAGACAGCTGCGTTTATGCAGAAGATGTTTAGCCTACACCGTTGGTTGATGCTTAACGAAATCGAACAACCCATATTCGAAGGTGTCGAAAATCGAAAGCTAGGAAGCTGGATTACAGGTACGGCAACCTTATTGTTTACGTTAGGAGTAATTAGTGGAATAGTAATCTGGTTTCCACAGCGCCTAAGAGGATGGAAAAATGGCTTAAAAATCAAATGGTCAGCCAAATGGAAGCGGGTCAATCACGATCTGCACAATACATTCGGCTTTTATAGCTGCATAATATTATTTTTAATGGGAGTAACTGGCCCCTTCTGGTCATTTGATTGGTATAGAACCGGTTGGCAGAAAACATGGGGCACTTATAAAGAAGCCCCTAAAGAAGGATCTGCGGCACCCAAAGAAGAGCCTAAGTTGGCTTCTATATATCCAGGCGCCAATGTCGCCCCACTTTCTGTGGCCCAATTGGTAGCGATTGCGGATAAAGAGCTGACCTACAGCGGAGACTATATGGTCAGCTTGGCAAAGGACTCTGTAAGTACGGTGTCACTTTCTAAGTATAAAGTAGGATTCTTTGCTCCAGCTCCTGCTGATAAGTTGACGCTTGACCAATATTCAGGAAAGGTGTTAGAGAAAGATATCTTTAAGGAAAAACCCTTAAATGAACGTATTTCAGCCTCCATCAAAAGTTTACATATTGGAGATGTGTACGGCCCGTTTACAAAATTGCTCTATTTTATTTCATGCCTTATTGCCACATCTCTCCCTATTACCGGGGTGATGATTTGGTTGAATAAAATGAAAAAGACCAAAAAACGAGGGGCTAGCATAGTGACTACTACCAGAGCTGTGGGTTAATCATATCCCACAAGTCCATTGATGGGCATAACACCAAAAAAAAGCGTTAGTCGATGTACTCGGCTAACGCTTTTTATGTTAATCCCTTAGCGGAATGTACTAATCTTTAGACGAGCCCATGATGGCCGAAAGAATCATTTCAACTATCGCCACCACAATTGCAAACAAGGCCGCAGTCCAGAAGCCTGCCACATCAAATTTGGACCCCATTATCTTGTCACTCAATAAGACCATCAATACCGTAATGATGAATGAAACTAAGCCTAGTGTGAGCCAATTTAATGGGAATGTGAAAAGCCGAAGTATACTCCCTATCGTCGCATTGACAAATCCGATAACCAATCCGGTGACTATCGCCCAACCAAATCCAGCGACTGTAACTCCCGGAATAACCCATGATGATACTGCTACCACAAGTCCAGTCAGCAATAAACTAATAATAAATTTCATAGCAAAGTGGTTTAAAGTGTACTTATAAAGTAGTGACAAAAGAAGTGCCAAAATCATCCTAGTGCTTCACATCAGCCTATATCCCCTCTACATTTTTCCGATATAATCCGACTATATTAAAAAATGGGCGACTCCAGAAATTAGAAAAATATTATGCCAGCATAATTGATTTTTTGTATATTCACCCTACAATTATAAATATCATTGATCATGAAGAAATTAATATTATCTCTGTATATGCTGCTTTTTACGGTAGTATCATTCGCACAAACAGATCCTATCATTGGTAAATGGCAAAATCCGAGTGGAGAAGGAAGGATCGAGATTTTCAAAAAGGGCGAGAAATATTATGGCAAGCTCTATTGGTTGAAGAACGCGAACGATGAATTAGGCAATCCAAAGAAAGACGTTAAAAATCCAGATGAAAAGCTCAAATCTAGAGCACTCCTAGGGTTAGAAAATCTCACTAATTTCGATAAGACCGGTAACAACGTCTATGAGAACGGAAATGTGTACGATCCCAAATCGGGTAAAACATACCGTTGCAAAATGACCCTCAAAGGAGATAAGCTCGATATTCGAGGGTTTGTTGGCGTCAGTTTGATTGGACGTACAGACACCTTTACCCGTGTGAGATAATATACCCCACCCCAATTCCAGATGGATATGTACTTAAAAAGCGCTGCGTAATCAGTCCAGCGCTTTTTAAGACTCATTTCTACCCCTCATTCCATCATTTTCGCTGTCTCTATCGCATGTCTCGAAATGTCAAATTCAGTCCGGCTCCCCCGCTATTTATCATTTGCATTTAAAAAGCAATTTATCTAAGTTTGGTAATAAATTAGCCGATCGTCTATGTCTGTAAATATGTCTTACCGTGAAAATGTCAAACTCGCTCTGCAGTCTATTGTGAGCAATAAGTTAAGGACATTTTTGACAGCACTCATCATAGCGATAGGCATCACAGCATTGATCGGCGTGCTGACTTCCATAGACGCCATTCAGAGCTCCCTTACCAACTCTTTCTCCTCTATGGGCTCCAATTCTTTCAATATTCGAAATAGAGGGCTCAACGTGCGTATTGGTGATCAAGGGAGCCAACCGAAGGTATACCCTGCAATCACGTATAGACAAGCCATGGGCTTCAAAGACCAGTTTAATTTTGACGCTATAGTCTCCATTAATGCGAATGTGACTTGGAACTCCACAATCAAATACAAAAGTGAGAAGACAAACCCCAATATAGGCGTCATCGGCGCCGACGATAATTATCTCCAAACATCTGGATACAAAATTGAATCCGGACGTAATTTTTCCAAGCAAGATGTAGAGAATGGAAGCGCTGTAGTCATCATCGGCAAAGAAGTCACCACCAGACTTTTTAAGAAGAAAGAGAATCCCGTAGGACAATATATTACCGTTGGCGATAGCCGTTTTTTAATCATTGGCGTATTGGAAAGCAAAGGTTCCAGCGCTGGGTTCGGGGCGGATAAAGCCTGCTTTGTCCCCATCTCCAAAGCCCGCATGATGATGGAAAATGGAAACCCTTCCTATTCCATTACCGTCATGTCACCTGACCCCCTAAAGATGGACGCTGCCGAGGGTGAAGCCGTTCTCATTTTTCGTAAGTTGAGAGGGCTCAATGCCAAGCAAAGTTCCAATTTCGAAATCATCAAATCGGATGCTGTCGCCCAGATTTTGATGCAAAACCTTCGATATGTAACCCTTGGTGCCATCATAATCGCAGCCATCACCTTGTTGGGAGCTTCCATTGGCTTGATGAATATCATGCTCGTGTCGGTTACGGAGCGCACTCGAGAGATCGGTGTACGTAAGGCTATCGGCGCTACCCCCGGCGTGATACGAAAGCAGTTTCTGATGGAAGCGATCGTCATCTGTCTCATCGGAGGCCTTGCCGGCATCATATTGGGCATTACGATTGGCAATTTACTTGCCCTAGGGTTAGGGGCTAGCTTCATTATCCCGTGGAAGTGGATGCTGTTGGGGATGACCGTCTGCGTATTAGTCGGTATGGTTTCCGGATACTACCCCGCTTCAAAAGCTTCAAAGTTAGATCCTGTAGATGCACTTCGCTATGAGTAGCCAATAATTGAACAATCGTTTTCATTGTTACCTATTGCCCCCATTTGGGTTAATTTTTCTTTAAACCTTTTCCAAGCCCTCCGCTTCACGGATAAAAAACGTATTTTTGCGTTCAAAAACAAATCATTATGTATAAGACACTTCAACCTGCTCTGCAGAAAGAAATCGCAGCGATTAAAGAAGCTGGTTTGTATAAAGAAGAGCGCATTATCATTACTCCCCAGGGAGCTGATATTAAGATCAGTACCGGAGATGAAGTTGTTAATTTTTGTGCGAATAATTATCTTGGTCTATCCTCACACCCTAAAGTAATTGACGCGGCCAAGAAAGCAATTGATTCGCATGGATATGGAATGTCTTCCGTTAGATTTATCTGTGGTACCCAGGATATTCATAAAGAGTTAGAAGCCAAATTATCCCAATTCTTGGGTACAGAAGATACGATTCTCTACGCCGCAGCGTTTGATGCCAATGGCGGTGTGTTTGAGCCCTTGTTTGGTGCCGAAGACGCTATTATTTCAGATGAGCTCAACCATGCTTCCATTATTGATGGGGTGCGTCTGTGTAAAGCACAGCGGTTCCGTTATAAAAATGCGGACATGGCCGATCTTGAAGCCCAATTGATCGCCGCCGCCGGAGCCAGGCATAAGATTATCGTTACAGACGGCGCATTTTCGATGGATGGTTCAGTAGCTCCTTTGGATCAAATTTGTGACCTAGCAGATAAATACGAAGCACTTGTCATGATTGACGAATCTCATTGCACAGGCTTCATCGGGAAAAATGGCAGAGGTACCCACGAATTGTTCAATGTGATCGATAGAGTCGACATCATTACCGGTACATTAGGTAAGGCACTAGGAGGTGCTTCAGGAGGATTTACTTCTGGTAAAAAAGAGATTATAGATATGTTGCGTCAGCGCTCGCGTCCTTACCTTTTCTCCAATACATTGGCACCCGCTATCGCCGGCGCATCCGTTGCAGTGTTGAATATGCTAAGCGAGACCACGGACTTACGAGACAAATTGGAAAGCAATACCCTTTACTTTAGAGAGCAGATGACAGCGGCAGGCTTTGATATCAAACCAGGGTTCCATCCAATCGTTCCAGTGATGCTTTACGATGCCAAGCTAGCCCAACAATTTGCCGCTAAAATGTTAGAAGAAGGAATATACGTCATCGGATTTTATTATCCTGTTGTGCCTCAAGGTAAAGCACGCATACGCGTACAGATATCGGCAGGCCATGAGCGTGCGCACCTTGATAAGGCCATAAAAGCCTTCACAAAAGTGGGTAAAGAATTGGCAGTCATAAAATAAAATTATCGTTTATGCATAATTTGTGGTGTAAAATCGTTAGCTTTGCACCCTCAAATTTTATATACAAACATTTGCTAGATGCAGAATATCAGAAACATAGCGATCATCGCGCACGTTGACCACGGTAAAACCACATTGGTTGACAAAATTCTACACTTCACTAATCTTTTTAGAGATAATGATGGTACAGGTGACTTAATCTTAGATAACAATGATCTGGAGAGAGAACGCGGTATCACAATCGTTGCAAAGAACGTATCTGTGCAATATAAAGGTGTGAAAATCAATGTTATAGACACTCCTGGTCACGCCGATTTCGGTGGGGAAGTAGAGCGTGTATTGAAAATGGCTGATGGCGTTGTGTTGTTAGTGGATGCTTTTGAAGGTCCCATGCCACAGACGCGATTTGTAACGCAAAAAGCATTGGCTTTAGGTCTAAAGCCATTGGTTGTAGTAAATAAAGTAGATAAGGAAAATTGTCGTCCTGAAGAAGTTTACGAGAATGTATTTGATTTATTCTTTAGCTTAGATGCGACAGAGGAGCAATTGGCATTCCCAGTACTATACGGTTCATCTAAGCAAGGATGGATGTCTACAGATTGGACGCAACCAAAAGAAGATGTGTCTGAATTATTGGATGCTATCATTGATCACTTCCCGCCATCTCCTTTCGTAGAAGGCACCCTACAGATGCAGATTACCTCATTGGATTACTCTACTTTCGTAGGTCGTATTGCTATAGGTCGTGTCGCTCGTGGAACGATTAAAGAAAATCAGCCTATTTCATTGGTGAAAAGGGATGGTAAAGTCGTGAAATCACGTGTGAAGGAGTTGCATACATTTGAAGGTTTGGGACGTCGTCGTGTTTCAGAAGTCGCTTGTGGTGATATCTGTGCAGTAGTAGGTATTGAAGGTTTTGATATTGGTGATACAATTGCTGATTTTGAAAATCCAGAACAACTAGAAGTCATCCATATCGATGAGCCAACGATGAACATGTTGTTTACCATCAACAACTCTCCATTCTTCGGTAAAGAAGGTAAATTAGTGACTTCCCGTCACATCCATGATCGCTTACAGAAAGAACTTGAAAAGAATCTTGCTTTGCGCGTGGTGCCAACTGAATCACCTGATGCATGGTTAGTATACGGTCGTGGTATTCTCCATTTGTCCGTATTGATTGAGACTATGCGTCGTGAAGGATACGAGCTACAAGTAGGACAGCCTCAGGTTATTGTCAAAGAGATCGACGGTGTCAAATGCGAGCCTATCGAGGTATTGGTGGTGGACGTGCCAGCGGAGGTTTCAGGTAAAGTAATTGAACTCGTGACACAACGTAAAGGCGAGTTGTTGATTATGGAAACCAAAGGTGAAATGCAACACCTTGAATTCGAGATCCCATCACGTGGTATCATCGGTCTACGTAACAACGTATTGACAGCGACAGCTGGCGAGGCTGTAATGGCACACCGTCTTAAAGGTTACGAAGCTTGGAGAGGACCTATCCCAGGACGTCAACACGGTGTATTGATTTCTTTAGATAAAGGTACGACTACAGCATATTCAATCGATAAATTACAAGATCGTGGTAAATTCTTTGTAGATCCAGGAGTGGATATTTACGAAGGACAGATTTTGGGAGAGCATATTCGTGATAATGACTTGACAATCAACATTGTTAAAGGAAAGCAATTGACCAATATGCGTGCTTCAGGTACTGACGATAATACGCGTATTGCGCCAGCTATCAAATTCTCTCTTGAAGAATCAATGGAGTACATCCAAGCTGACGAGTATATTGAAGTAACGCCTCAAAGTATCCGTTTACGCAAAATATATTTAACAGAAAACGAGCGTAAGGTTAATGCGAAGAAATTCCAATAATCGTACGATTTTAATAAAAGAAAGGCCCATCATTTATGATGGGCCTTTTTTTATGCTTGATGTCTTTTGAAAGATTAGCTTTCCTGTATTAATACATAGGCACTTCAATAAGCAGCACCTTGGCATCTCTGGACGCTTCGATATCGATCGTGTCGATTTCATATAGTCCAATGGCATCCCGTCTCTCCAGCTGCTCTCCGGCAATGCTTACAGTACCTTCCAAGACAAATAGATAGATTCCATTTGCATCTCCATGAAGCGAATAGGATAAGTTGGCGCCCGTAGATAAATCCGCTAAGTTGAACCAAGCATCTTGATTGATCCAGACTGCTGATTGGTCCTCTTGGTCAGGCGAGACCACCGTAACCCATTTGTTATTTTTGTCCAAATGTCGATATGATTTTTGATCATATCGAGGTTCGATGTTCAGGTCCTTAGGTAATACCCAAATTTGTAAAAAATGCACATCTTCGGTTTTGCTCCC encodes:
- a CDS encoding PepSY-associated TM helix domain-containing protein translates to MNKSKKSNSRWPRVRKLFNDLHLWFGLISGIVVFVVCLTGTIYVYNTEIREAAAPELYQVKEGAGARLQPDALLDIAQQNIKGKVSGIRINHDPERAYAVLYSKPKKEEPADPAPVEEKKMPKKEHAAQGNNAEDKKGGKDKKVAAAPAGRQRANQMMIDPYSGQLLGDPQDKETKTAAFMQKMFSLHRWLMLNEIEQPIFEGVENRKLGSWITGTATLLFTLGVISGIVIWFPQRLRGWKNGLKIKWSAKWKRVNHDLHNTFGFYSCIILFLMGVTGPFWSFDWYRTGWQKTWGTYKEAPKEGSAAPKEEPKLASIYPGANVAPLSVAQLVAIADKELTYSGDYMVSLAKDSVSTVSLSKYKVGFFAPAPADKLTLDQYSGKVLEKDIFKEKPLNERISASIKSLHIGDVYGPFTKLLYFISCLIATSLPITGVMIWLNKMKKTKKRGASIVTTTRAVG
- a CDS encoding phage holin family protein — encoded protein: MKFIISLLLTGLVVAVSSWVIPGVTVAGFGWAIVTGLVIGFVNATIGSILRLFTFPLNWLTLGLVSFIITVLMVLLSDKIMGSKFDVAGFWTAALFAIVVAIVEMILSAIMGSSKD
- a CDS encoding DUF2147 domain-containing protein; this encodes MKKLILSLYMLLFTVVSFAQTDPIIGKWQNPSGEGRIEIFKKGEKYYGKLYWLKNANDELGNPKKDVKNPDEKLKSRALLGLENLTNFDKTGNNVYENGNVYDPKSGKTYRCKMTLKGDKLDIRGFVGVSLIGRTDTFTRVR
- a CDS encoding ABC transporter permease, which gives rise to MSVNMSYRENVKLALQSIVSNKLRTFLTALIIAIGITALIGVLTSIDAIQSSLTNSFSSMGSNSFNIRNRGLNVRIGDQGSQPKVYPAITYRQAMGFKDQFNFDAIVSINANVTWNSTIKYKSEKTNPNIGVIGADDNYLQTSGYKIESGRNFSKQDVENGSAVVIIGKEVTTRLFKKKENPVGQYITVGDSRFLIIGVLESKGSSAGFGADKACFVPISKARMMMENGNPSYSITVMSPDPLKMDAAEGEAVLIFRKLRGLNAKQSSNFEIIKSDAVAQILMQNLRYVTLGAIIIAAITLLGASIGLMNIMLVSVTERTREIGVRKAIGATPGVIRKQFLMEAIVICLIGGLAGIILGITIGNLLALGLGASFIIPWKWMLLGMTVCVLVGMVSGYYPASKASKLDPVDALRYE
- the kbl gene encoding glycine C-acetyltransferase, whose protein sequence is MYKTLQPALQKEIAAIKEAGLYKEERIIITPQGADIKISTGDEVVNFCANNYLGLSSHPKVIDAAKKAIDSHGYGMSSVRFICGTQDIHKELEAKLSQFLGTEDTILYAAAFDANGGVFEPLFGAEDAIISDELNHASIIDGVRLCKAQRFRYKNADMADLEAQLIAAAGARHKIIVTDGAFSMDGSVAPLDQICDLADKYEALVMIDESHCTGFIGKNGRGTHELFNVIDRVDIITGTLGKALGGASGGFTSGKKEIIDMLRQRSRPYLFSNTLAPAIAGASVAVLNMLSETTDLRDKLESNTLYFREQMTAAGFDIKPGFHPIVPVMLYDAKLAQQFAAKMLEEGIYVIGFYYPVVPQGKARIRVQISAGHERAHLDKAIKAFTKVGKELAVIK
- the typA gene encoding translational GTPase TypA → MQNIRNIAIIAHVDHGKTTLVDKILHFTNLFRDNDGTGDLILDNNDLERERGITIVAKNVSVQYKGVKINVIDTPGHADFGGEVERVLKMADGVVLLVDAFEGPMPQTRFVTQKALALGLKPLVVVNKVDKENCRPEEVYENVFDLFFSLDATEEQLAFPVLYGSSKQGWMSTDWTQPKEDVSELLDAIIDHFPPSPFVEGTLQMQITSLDYSTFVGRIAIGRVARGTIKENQPISLVKRDGKVVKSRVKELHTFEGLGRRRVSEVACGDICAVVGIEGFDIGDTIADFENPEQLEVIHIDEPTMNMLFTINNSPFFGKEGKLVTSRHIHDRLQKELEKNLALRVVPTESPDAWLVYGRGILHLSVLIETMRREGYELQVGQPQVIVKEIDGVKCEPIEVLVVDVPAEVSGKVIELVTQRKGELLIMETKGEMQHLEFEIPSRGIIGLRNNVLTATAGEAVMAHRLKGYEAWRGPIPGRQHGVLISLDKGTTTAYSIDKLQDRGKFFVDPGVDIYEGQILGEHIRDNDLTINIVKGKQLTNMRASGTDDNTRIAPAIKFSLEESMEYIQADEYIEVTPQSIRLRKIYLTENERKVNAKKFQ
- a CDS encoding pirin family protein, translated to MQKIIHRSADRGQVDFGWLKSRHSFSFGQYYDAQKINFGALRVLNDDQVAPGQGFGRHPHDNMEIVSIPLAGTLAHGDNMGNGKDILTGDVQIMSAGTGIAHSEYNGSKTEDVHFLQIWVLPKDLNIEPRYDQKSYRHLDKNNKWVTVVSPDQEDQSAVWINQDAWFNLADLSTGANLSYSLHGDANGIYLFVLEGTVSIAGEQLERRDAIGLYEIDTIDIEASRDAKVLLIEVPMY